GTATAATGAGGTTGAACTAAacgaggattttttttaaataatcttcagTCCTATTTCACACAGatgaagtaaattattaaaaaagtatgatcgcttttgaatatcgaatatatatttaatagataacaTATATCGCATATGTTAACAAGGAACAGAGAGTTGTTCCGATTacctaataattatatgtaatgtttttattttctggcaaaaaataaaaatccccAAACACGAAActactaaaaattattaaagtactttatatattatgcaaaaaaaaagatatcttaatatagttttaccAGAATATGTAGGAGTtagaaatacatacaaatacaggtttattaaaatgtacaaatttgGAAGTTAATACTTGGTACGCATGAGGTATATTTTTTGGCTAAAATTGCACCCGTCCATTGCTTGAGCGAAtcatgtaacttaaaaaaaaacacagttgATGTCTTTTAAAtggatataaattaatcatctacgtatatacaaataaatcgtTATTTGGTTAAGTCAGAAATCACAGCTTGTATTAAAGTCGTTCATGTTAACTAAATCCTAaagataacattgatattatttttgagttagtaaattatttaaaataaatgaaatgttttaaaatacctaTTGTCAGATACATGAGAAACTCATTGATCATAAAAGacgtttaatattgtttaacgCTGGCGTATATTTTAAACGTGTATCAAAAAACTCGACACAGCAGGTGTCCATTTCATTAAAACATCCATCAAGTCTGCATACCTAATTTGaactttgtttcttttatataaaaatactttatactgTCAATCAAGTGCAGAATTAAATTTGCAGAATGGAATGTGTTGTCttacaataacatttaagtAAACTTTCGAGTTAAGAGTTCGTATCATTACGTATTAcggtgaaataattattatcgatttGAGTTTAATAAGGGATGTTCAGTCAGCAAGAACATCGCACTAGTAGCTACGTATGTTGATTTTTAAttctgtcaaatattttatttaaactaaaattatgaatTCGATAAATCTTTGAAAAATACCCTGacactagaaaaaaaaacaaagttcagGCGATATATTTTCTGCCCAATGTGTTtctcaataataaaataccgtGATAAGCTTTTATAAGGTacgtattaatgtaatattactttGGGTTCGTTTACTACCTATCTATGTACTTggattttattgatttctataTCAACGTAATTTTCTCGTATCATTTATATTGCACTTGCATTTCATGCATATTCTCTAAACCTCATCGGAGCATCTTGGTGAAATAATCACCATTCGTTCTCCTCAAAAGGCTTAACTTACTAAAGCATACGTTTTTATAAGCTCAAAAACTAATATGaccaatattatttgttttgcttcaatgtataatatattccaatGGTAGGAGgagtaatataaaatcaaacctTACATTTATTATTCCACTACAAAcggtttttgattaatatatatttatctatagtaCAACACTGTTActcaactatataatatatatctggaCCCAATACTGACATgtcaagttatatatttatcgtgACTCCTACTGCCATTGGATACAGACACAGAGTGAGTGCAGCATTCTCTTTTGAATCAAAATCTTTTGTATGTGTGcctttatgaaaattatatgaaatttgcatccaaaattcaaaatatattttactttaagttgTGTTTAGTTGGTATGGTTGTTGcgtctgttttaaatattatgtaaccaCACTCTCATTTCCATAAACGGACAAACATACATTATGTTGccacacaaatatattatggaGATACTACAGCATGGTGGGGCCATGCTATTTCacagtatattgtatatatggcCTCGAAACATTCActgaacttaaaaataaaattaactccgTCTTATTAGCACCGACAACCAAATAATGAatcctttgtataaaatttgctTCTATCAAACACTTATATTTTCTTccacttcaatatttttttagtaagaatagcttaatttgtaaatgaacccttatttacaaaaactacttatatataatcACATCAAACGGTTTCAAAGCTAATTatctattcaaaataaaaacaaaatacaataattacaaggCGGATGttctaataaaactatttaagtaCAATTATTACTAACTAAGCCGCTACTCAGTACTTCACTCACtcgtattttcttatttttctgaAATGTTTGCTTGTCTATGGCTTCGTTTAAGCCCTTATATCGATCTGGTGCGAATGTCTTCAACATTTCACACTGCTTTGTTATATGTTGCTTGAATATTGCAAACGTATTTGAGGCAATGTGTTTACGAATGTAAAAGAACATCTGGTCGAAGTGATGAAGGTTGTgactggaaaaaaaatataagaattatgtaatttttcgaAATACTAATTGTTGTATTACAAATGGTAACGGATTTtcttaaatgaaacatttatttatctgAGTATTAAaactagtatatattttattgtgtaaacgcaaacaagaaaaaaatattaaaaaatcgaaatttcaacgcttttcaatttgttttataatattttctacataATTTTTGGCGctttactggctcactcaccctatagaccgaacacaacaataactaTGCTGGtacctatagcctattccaatggaagtaggaaaaaagataaacaaaccttagatttacgtatttcatactATTTtctaactcagctatattgtgctcTACTAAGAgtgtatgattaatatatatttatttataatacaacacaacagcacttaaccacttatttccattttaattccaaaattccgataacagtttagTCGACGTTTTAAAACGCCTTTTTTTCACGAattcatagattaatcaagctctcgatcaattatatcgcgtcaaatcGCTGTCGTTTATTTGGCTTAttcagacgggtttgcacaaaaccttACCACGGAGTAAAAATGTATCAACCAAACTTCAAAGTACCAACTGTAGGTACTTAATATACCCTTTTCATTaaccttattttaaatatttattaacaaacttaCATGCTTAATAAAACTGAAGCCAACATTTCACGCGTATTTAATAAATGCCGAATATAAGCACGGGTGTGCTTCTTACACGCAAGGCATTCACAGTCTTCTAAAATAGGAGTGAAATCTTCCTTATATctgaaattaattcaatatcataatttatataaataagacataGACAATACATTCAAATCAATTTGTTCTTTGAGTAAGTTTATAACCGACTTTGGAAAgcgatttttaattttgtttttgttttggaaCTTATAATTGTAATCAGtcgcatttaaattaaaaaaaaaaaaaaagataaagcatttttgttaatattttatatcattcaaaattctattctaaaaaatacggtaatacaaatttattgctCAATAAGATAGATGGACCTCATCGGGACTGGGCTATGTACGAATAGCAGTGTCGTAcgtgtactaatattataataaatttattctaagaCATATGTTCtgttattacaaataacaaaatagtataaatatttattttgtgatattattaataaatctttatttaaatgtgataATCACAGAACAGGCGgcgtaatttcaaaaatatttttgcttcaGATAGCCCCTTTATCGAGTTAGGTTTTAGACCTCATAACATGATTGTTGTGACCAATCtttcagtatatatgtattatctatggaCCAATCACAAGAGAGACTAACCAACTGCGCAGTATATATTATGCACTCTCTGACGCAAAACGACACGACCGGGTAGGGTTCGGCCGCAGAACCAACAGCTTTACgcgctttccgaggcacgggagagAACCAAGTTCCAGATTTAGGCTGTTActgataactttttattggcccgACTTGGAGTTTGAATCTGCAGCTTTATatctagctactagaccaacgaaggAGGCATAACATTACACTAAAAACCAACGGAGGTTAAGTAGCCACGTTACAGGTGGGTTTAATCTCGCGgagtatttactttaatatgtaaaatttaaagatatgttTGTTTACCTTTGATCAACCATGTccaataaatacattgtatcATTATCTTTGGTAACATCAAAACTAAGTTTCAAAGCGATACCAGCGTTAGTCAGCTTCACCGGGTAAGAGCCATCAAACACGTCCCAACCATATTCAATAGCAGATAATATTACGGTCGGATTCCAACACCCTTCTATTATATGAAACAAATTTTTGGGAATTGCATTCTGTGAATAAAGCacgagtaataaatattaaaaaaatatggtaaacTTGTTATTTGAGTTAAGAATAAATATCTGTGTGGTAAAGACCTGGGCTCCTCTTGATGAGAAGGCATGGAGCTTTATCCACCACACTGCTTAAATGCAGATTGGTGAACAGACCATACAGATGAAAAGCTGtaaaatgcaggtttcctcataatGTTTTCGTTCACTGCCAAGTAtgagattataaacacaaagtaagcaatattttgcATAAGCATTACAACTAGTATTTTCAAGTAGCTagtaaattattcaattgtttaataaatatttaaaaaaaaaaaccttttaatccCAAGTAAAATTAACCCAAGACCTTATTTTATCCTtcctaatataaaattacagttttacaagtttttaacataccttttattatcaattattatgtaattgttaCTGTACTGTAACTATAAGtcaattcatcaataatttattgtttttctttaatttatttgcattaaataatactaagatAGACAACTCACACCGACTTTCTCGAAAACTTCATTTAACGTCTTTATATTTAGATCCATTGATTCAACAGTACCATCTGTGATACCTTCCAGTGCTATTCCTCCTAAGGTATCAACATGTTTCAAAACATTTTGTACACATTCATCGATTTTTTTCGGATTTGCCGCACCAACGATTACacctgaaatttataaaattttcttttcttagatacataaaatttgttatatttaagttatatttaattacaatcagGATGACTCTTTTAAGACcctttatttaatatgtccCACATACTCCCAACGTGGAAGTGGAATCGTCGGTGCCcaggacgccgagtgcgccccgaTACCCCAGATTAACCACTAAAAATATCAGCGGCAACCTCTCCAGCGCTTCGGTCGGCctgcctatgcgggcctcctaTGGGGTATTCCTATATTTGGCTAACAAATTTGCAacactatatttaattttaaatactgcaatatattattattacaaagttgagatgaagaaatattatatctttataagtttattataaccAAACTATCTAGTGTGAGCTCCTCTAAATAATTAAGGGAAGTAATGCCTCAATTACAATTTTGTTGATTGTTCTAACGCAAATATGTTAAGCTCTTgcttatgtatataagtataaacttaTTTGTTATCATTCATAGACTACTAGTGACCTGTCACAGCTTTGCATAGGTgcattttaatactataaaaccAAATGTTGCCTCCGTTTTGGGTCATGCATGCACACCGGTCTTCCTTGCCAAAATCAGAGTATGCGATAACTCTCTTTGTGAATGTGGTTTGTATGATGGGACGGtagatcatatttttttcaattgtccTACATTGACATTTTCTTTATACGACATTCTCCCCCCAGATATACCCGACCTATCAATTTTAGTCTCTTCTCACTTATTTACATTCTTCTTTTGTAgttcatttaatgaaatatatttcatgtcatgacttaaaattttagtctttttttttcctttacacTTGTAGTTAGACTTTTTTTCCCTACTAATATTTTCCATTtcatactaataaatttatttttaatttttgtatgataCCGTTATTGTCTTGTGATGTCTGTGTCGTCATTTTATGTTATCTGTTTTAGGTATCCTGGAACAAATCCCTGACATTTTTCAAAGCTAAACACCGAACACTTTCCCTGCATGTAACTTTCATATAACGTCGTAAGTGGCCAAATACGTCTCACAAACAAGAGATGTGAATGCCATTAAAGAGGAAAGAAaaggaagaaaaaaaaaagaatacagaGTTACAGAAagataaaaaacataacaaaagactttgttatattgtatttttatagataagataaaatgttttttatcgaCCCtatctactaatattttaatattgcttttatgatgttaaaagtaaattaagtacataatacattatatcCTGCTGTCTAATTGTGATGATGATAATGTAATCCAAACCGATTTTAGCCACAGTGGTTATTCTCAAGGGTGACCAGCCTGCACAGGTCATATATaatgcacaaacacag
The nucleotide sequence above comes from Vanessa tameamea isolate UH-Manoa-2023 chromosome 2, ilVanTame1 primary haplotype, whole genome shotgun sequence. Encoded proteins:
- the LOC113399773 gene encoding queuine tRNA-ribosyltransferase accessory subunit 2; the protein is MRFIVKQNGCGSERIGRLTGFFKFPGAVIETPTSALFTQGGSVVHLTSDVLSRVFSSPKLLWVPLSNSIQLENGVKVQNDGVAKFAGLPGHVACATLNNLSEVTPSGHFEPNKVPLWTKNGKKMLSANRYMDVMEVFKPDIILAIADGRTALNEGSKRVSKAVNRTSQMLNECVDRYKAAKELQNSTLVGVIVGAANPKKIDECVQNVLKHVDTLGGIALEGITDGTVESMDLNIKTLNEVFEKVGNAIPKNLFHIIEGCWNPTVILSAIEYGWDVFDGSYPVKLTNAGIALKLSFDVTKDNDTMYLLDMVDQRYKEDFTPILEDCECLACKKHTRAYIRHLLNTREMLASVLLSIHNLHHFDQMFFYIRKHIASNTFAIFKQHITKQCEMLKTFAPDRYKGLNEAIDKQTFQKNKKIRVSEVLSSGLVSNNCT